In Acipenser ruthenus chromosome 6, fAciRut3.2 maternal haplotype, whole genome shotgun sequence, the following proteins share a genomic window:
- the LOC117411142 gene encoding calmodulin-1, producing the protein MADQLTEEQIAEFKEAFSLFDKDGDGTITTKELGTVMRSLGQNPTEAELQDMINEVDADGNGTIDFPEFLTMMARKMKDTDSEEEIREAFRVFDKDGNGYISAAELRHVMTNLGEKLTDEEVDEMIREADIDGDGQVNYEEFVQMMTAK; encoded by the exons AATTCAAAGAGGCTTTCTCGCTATTTGACAAGGATGGCGATGGTACCATTACAACAAAGGAATTGGGAACAGTTATGAGGTCACTAGGTCAGAACCCTACCGAAGCAGAACTGCAAGATATGATCAATGAAGTAGATGCTGATG GTAATGGAACCATCGATTTCCCAGAATTCCTGACCATGATGGCAAGGAAAATGAAAGACACAGACAGTGAAGAGGAAATCCGAGAAGCATTCCGTGTATTTGATAAG GATGGTAATGGGTACATTAGTGCAGCTGAGCTTCGTCATGTAATGACAAACCTGGGTGAGAAGCTAACGGACGAAGAAGTTGATGAAATGATCAGAGAAGCAGATATTGACGGCGATGGTCAAGTGAACTATGAAG AGTTTGTACAGATGATGACAGCGAAGTGA